A genomic window from Rattus norvegicus strain BN/NHsdMcwi chromosome 9, GRCr8, whole genome shotgun sequence includes:
- the Ptprs gene encoding receptor-type tyrosine-protein phosphatase S isoform X3, protein MAPTWRPSVVSVVGPVGLFLVLLARGCLAEEPPRFIREPKDQIGVSGGVASFVCQATGDPKPRVTWNKKGKKVNSQRFETIDFDESSGAVLRIQPLRTPRDENVYECVAQNSVGEITVHAKLTVLREDQLPPGFPNIDMGPQLKVVERTRTATMLCAASGNPDPEITWFKDFLPVDPSASNGRIKQLRSGALQIESSEETDQGKYECVATNSAGVRYSSPANLYVRVRRVAPRFSILPMSHEIMPGGNVNITCVAVGSPMPYVKWMQGAEDLTPEDDMPVGRNVLELTDVKDSANYTCVAMSSLGVIEAVAQITVKSLPKAPGTPVVTENTATSITVTWDSGNPDPVSYYVIEYKSKSQDGPYQIKEDITTTRYSIGGLSPNSEYEIWVSAVNSIGQGPPSESVVTRTGEQAPASAPRNVQARMLSATTMIVQWEEPVEPNGLIRGYRVYYTMEPEHPVGNWQKHNVDDSLLTTVGSLLEDETYTVRVLAFTSVGDGPLSDPIQVKTQQGVPGQPMNLRAEAKSETSIGLSWSAPRQESVIKYELLFREGDRGREVGRTFDPTTAFVVEDLKPNTEYAFRLAARSPQGLGAFTAVVRQRTLQAKPSAPPQDVKCTSLRSTAILVSWRPPPPETHNGALVGYSVRYRPLGSEDPDPKEVNNIPPTTTQILLEALEKWTEYRVTAVAYTEVGPGPESSPVVVRTDEDVPSAPPRKVEAEALNATAIRVLWRSPTPGRQHGQIRGYQVHYVRMEGAEARGPPRIKDIMLADAQEMVITNLQPETAYSITVAAYTMKGDGARSKPKVVVTKGAVLGRPTLSVQQTPEGSLLARWEPPADAAEDPVLGYRLQFGREDAAPATLELAAWERRFAAPAHKGATYVFRLAARGRAGLGEEASAALSIPEDAPRGFPQILGAAGNVSAGSVILRWLPPVPAERNGAIIKYTVSVREAGAPGPATETELAAAAQPGAETALTLQGLRPETAYELRVRAHTRRGPGPFSPPLRYRLARDPVSPKNFKVKMIMKTSVLLSWEFPDNYNSPTPYKIQYNGLTLDVDGRTTKKLITHLKPHTFYNFVLTNRGSSLGGLQQTVTARTAFNMLSGKPSVAPKPDNDGSIVVYLPDGQSPVTVQNYFIVMVPLRKSRGGQFPILLGSPEDMDLEELIQDLSRLQRRSLRHSRQLEVPRPYIAARFSILPAVFHPGNQKQYGGFDNRGLEPGHRYVLFVLAVLQKNEPTFAASPFSDPFQLDNPDPQPIVDGEEGLIWVIGPVLAVVFIICIVIAILLYKNKPDSKRKDSEPRTKCLLNNADLAPHHPKDPVEMRRINFQTPGMLSHPPIPITDMAEHMERLKANDSLKLSQEYESIDPGQQFTWEHSNLEANKPKNRYANVIAYDHSRVILQPLEGIMGSDYINANYVDGYRRQNAYIATQGPLPETFGDFWRMVWEQRSATVVMMTRLEEKSRVKCDQYWPNRGTETYGFIQVTLLDTMELATFCVRTFSLHKNGSSEKREVRHFQFTAWPDHGVPEYPTPFLAFLRRVKTCNPPDAGPVVVHCSAGVGRTGCFIVIDAMLERIRTEKTVDVYGHVTLMRSQRNYMVQTEDQYSFIHEALLEAVGCGNTEVPARSLYTYIQKLAQVEPGEHVTGMELEFKRLASSKAHTSRFITASLPCNKFKNRLVNILPYESSRVCLQPIRGVEGSDYINASFIDGYRQQKAYIATQGPLAETTEDFWRALWENNSTIVVMLTKLREMGREKCHQYWPAERSARYQYFVVDPMAEYNMPQYILREFKVTDARDGQSRTVRQFQFTDWPEQGAPKSGEGFIDFIGQVHKTKEQFGQDGPISVHCSAGVGRTGVFITLSIVLERMRYEGVVDIFQTVKVLRTQRPAMVQTEDEYQFCFQAALEYLGSFDHYAT, encoded by the exons GTGCCCTGCAGATTGAGAGCAGCGAGGAGACAGACCAGGGCAAGTACGAGTGTGTGGCCACCAACAGCGCTGGGGTGCGCTACTCATCACCTGCCAACCTCTACGTGCGAG TCCGCCGTGTGGCCCCCCGCTTCTCCATCCTGCCCATGAGCCACGAGATCATGCCCGGTGGGAATGTGAATATCACTTGTGTGGCTGTGGGCTCACCCATGCCCTACGTGAAGTGGATGCAGGGGGCAGAGGACCTGACGCCTGAGGATGACATGCCCGTGGGTCGGAATGTCCTCGAACTCACGGATGTCAAAGACTCAGCCAACTATACTTGTGTGGCCATGTCCAGCCTGGGAGTGATCGAGGCCGTTGCTCAGATCACTGTAAAAT CTCTCCCCAAAGCCCCTGGGACTCCCGTGGTGACGGAGAACACTGCTACCAGTATCACTGTCACATGGGACTCAGGCAATCCTGACCCTGTGTCCTACTACGTAATTGAGTATAAATCCAAAAGCCAGGATGGGCCGTATCAGATCAAAGAAGACATCACCACCACGCGCTACAGCATCGGCGGCCTGAGCCCCAACTCTGAGTATGAGATCTGGGTGTCAGCTGTCAACTCCATCGGCCAGGGCCCCCCCAGTGAGTCGGTGGTGACCCGCACAGGCGAGCAGGCACCAGCCAGTGCTCCCAGGAATGTTCAGGCGCGCATGCTCAGTGCCACCACCATGATTGTGCAGTGGGAGGAGCCCGTGGAGCCCAATGGCCTGATCCGTGGCTACCGCGTCTACTACACCATGGAGCCCGAGCATCCGGTGGGCAACTGGCAGAAGCACAATGTGGACGACAGTCTTCTGACCACTGTGGGCAGCCTGCTAGAGGATGAGACCTACACTGTGAGAGTGCTCGCCTTCACATCGGTGGGCGATGGGCCACTGTCAGACCCCATCCAGGTCAAGACCCAGCAGGGAG TGCCCGGCCAGCCCATGAACTTGCGGGCTGAGGCCAAGTCAGAGACCAGCATTGGGCTCTCGTGGAGTGCACCACGGCAGGAGAGTGTCATTAAGTATGAACTGCTCTTCCGGGAGGGCGACCGAGGCCGAGAG GTGGGGCGAACCTTCGACCCAACCACAGCCTTTGTGGTGGAGGACCTCAAGCCCAATACGGAGTACGCGTTCCGGCTGGCGGCTCGCTCGCCGCAGGGCCTGGGCGCCTTCACCGCGGTTGTGCGCCAGCGCACACTGCAGGCCA AACCGTCAGCCCCCCCTCAAGACGTTAAGTGCACCAGCTTGCGCTCCACGGCCATATTGGTAAGTTGGCGCCCGCCACCGCCAGAAACTCACAACGGGGCCCTGGTGGGCTACAGCGTCCGCTACCGACCGCTGGGCTCAGAGGACCCGGACCCCAAGGAGGTGAACAACATACCCCCGACCACCACTCAGATCCTTCTGGAAGCTTTGGAGAAATGGACGGAGTACCGTGTCACCGCCGTGGCTTACACAGAGGTGGGACCAGGGCCCGAGAGCTCGCCCGTGGTCGTCCGCACCGATGAGGACG TGCCCAGCGCGCCCCCGCGGAAGGTGGAGGCGGAGGCGCTCAACGCCACGGCTATCCGAGTGCTGTGGCGCTCGCCCACGCCCGGCAGGCAGCACGGGCAGATCCGCGGCTACCAGGTCCACTATGTGCGCATGGAGGGCGCCGAGGCCCGCGGGCCACCGCGCATCAAGGACATCATGCTGGCGGATGCCCAG GAAATGGTGATCACAAACCTCCAGCCTGAGACTGCTTACTCTATCACAGTAGCCGCGTATACCATGAAAGGCGATGGCGCTCGCAGCAAACCGAAGGTGGTGGTGACCAAGGGAGCAG TGCTGGGCCGCCCCACCCTGTCGGTGCAGCAGACCCCCGAGGGCAGCCTGCTGGCGCGCTGGGAGCCCCCCGCGGACGCGGCTGAGGACCCAGTGCTTGGCTACCGCCTGCAGTTTGGGCGCGAAGACGCGGCCCCGGCCACGTTGGAACTGGCGGCGTGGGAGCGGCGGTTCGCGGCGCCTGCACACAAGGGCGCCACCTATGTGTTTCGGCTGGCGGCGCGGGGCCGCGCGGGGCTGGGCGAGGAGGCCTCGGCGGCGCTGAGCATCCCTGAGGACGCTCCGCGTGGCTTCCCGCAGATCCTGGGCGCCGCGGGCAACGTGTCCGCGGGCTCCGTAATACTGCGCTGGCTGCCACCCGTGCCCGCCGAGCGCAACGGCGCCATCATCAAGTACACGGTGTCCGTGCGGGAGGCCGGCGCCCCAGGGCCCGCGACAGAGACCGAACTGGCGGCGGCGGCCCAGCCGGGGGCCGAGACAGCGCTCACACTACAGGGGCTGCGGCCGGAGACGGCCTACGAgctgcgcgtgcgcgcgcacacgcgtcGGGGCCCCGGCCCCTTCTCACCCCCGCTGCGATACAGGCTTGCGCGGGACCCAG TCTCCCCCAAGAACTTCAAGGTGAAGATGATCATGAAAACTTCAGTGCTGCTAAGCTGGGAGTTCCCTGACAACTATAACTCACCCACGCCCTACAAG ATCCAGTACAATGGACTCACACTGGACGTGGATGGCCGCACTACCAAGAAGCTGATCACGCACCTCAAGCCACACACCTTCTATAACTTCGTGCTCACCAACCGTGGCAGCAGCCTGGGAGGCCTGCAGCAGACGGTCACCGCCAGGACCGCCTTCAACATGCTCAGTGGCAAGCCTAGTGTCGCCCCAAAGCCTGACAACGATGGTTCCATTGTGGTCTACCTGCCTGATGGCCAGAGTCCCGTGACAGTGCA GAACTACTTCATTGTGATGGTCCCACTTCGGAAGTCTCGTGGTGGCCAGTTCCCTATCCTACTAGGTAGTCCAGAGGACATGGATCTGGAGGAG CTCATCCAGGACCTCTCCCGGCTGCAGAGGCGCAGCCTGCGCCACTCAAGACAGCTGGAGGTGCCTCGGCCTTACATCGCCGCTCGGTTCTCCATCCTGCCAGCTGTCTTCCATCCTGGGAACCAGAAGCAATATGGTGGCTTTGACAACAGGGGCTTGGAGCCAGGCCACCGTTATGTCCTCTTTGTACTTGCTGTGCTGCAGAAGAATGAGCCT ACATTTGCAGCCAGTCCCTTCTCAGACCCCTTCCAACTGGACAACCCAGACCcgcagcccattgtggatggcgAGGAGGGCCTCATCTGGGTGATCGGGCCCGTGCTGGCCGTGGTCTTCATCATCTGCATCGTAATTGCCATCCTGCTGTACAAGAA CAAGCCTGACAG CAAACGCAAGGACTCAGAGCCCCGCACCAAATGCTTATTGAACAATGCAGACCTCGCCCCCCATCACCCCAAGGACCCTGTGGAAATGCGACGTATCAACTTCCAGACGCCAG GTATGCTCAGCCACCCGCCCATTCCCATCACAGACATGGCTGAACACATGGAGAGACTCAAAGCCAACGACAGCCTCAAGCTCTCCCAGGAGTATGAG TCCATCGACCCTGGCCAGCAGTTCACTTGGGAACATTCGAACCTGGAGGCCAACAAGCCAAAGAACCGATACGCCAATGTCATCGCCTATGACCATTCACGAGTCATCCTGCAGCCTTTAGAAG gcaTCATGGGTAGTGATTACATCAATGCCAACTATGTGGACGGCTATCGGCGGCAGAACGCATACATCGCCACGCAGGGGCCCCTGCCTGAGACCTTTGGGGACTTCTGGCGGATGGTGTGGGAGCAGCGGTCAGCCACTGTGGTCATGATGACACGGCTGGAGGAGAAATCACGG GTCAAATGTGACCAGTACTGGCCTAACCGAGGCACCGAGACATACGGCTTCATCCAGGTCACCCTACTAGATACTATGGAGCTGGCCACCTTCTGTGTCAGGACCTTTTCTCTACACAAG AATGGCTCTAGTGAGAAGCGTGAGGTACGACATTTTCAGTTCACAGCATGGCCTGACCACGGGGTACCCGAGTACCCCACACCCTTCCTGGCGTTTCTGCGCAGAGTCAAGACCTGCAACCCGCCTGACGCTGGCCCAGTTGTGGTCCACTGCAG CGCGGGTGTGGGGCGTACTGGCTGCTTCATTGTAATTGATGCCATGTTGGAGCGCATCAGAACAGAGAAGACGGTGGATGTGTACGGACACGTGACACTCATGCGGTCACAGCGCAACTACATGGTGCAGACAGAGGATCAGTATAGCTTCATCCACGAGGCACTGCTGGAGGCTGTGGGCTGTGGCAATACCGAGGTCCCCGCGCGCAGCCTCTACACCTATATCCAGAAGCTGGCCCAGGTGGAGCCTGGCGAGCATGTCACAGGAATGGAGCTTGAGTTCAAG AGGCTTGCCAGCTCCAAGGCACACACTTCGAGATTCATCACTGCCAGCCTGCCTTGCAACAAGTTTAAGAACCGCCTGGTGAACATCCTGCCGTACGAGAGCTCGCGTGTCTGCCTGCAGCCCATTCGTGGTGTCGAGGGCTCTGACTACATCAATGCCAGCTTCATCGACGGCTACAG ACAGCAGAAAGCCTACATTGCAACGCAGGGTCCActggcagagaccacagaggactTCTGGCGTGCCCTGTGGGAGAACAACTCCACTATTGTGGTAATGCTCACCAAGCTCCGCGAGATGGGCCGG GAGAAGTGCCACCAGTACTGGCCAGCTGAGCGCTCTGCCCGCTACCAGTACTTTGTGGTTGACCCGATGGCAGAGTATAACATGCCACAGTACATTCTGCGTGAGTTTAAGGTCACAGATGCCCGG GATGGCCAGTCCCGGACCGTCCGACAGTTCCAGTTCACGGACTGGCCAGAGCAGGGTGCACCCAAGTCAGGGGAAGGCTTCATTGACTTCATCGGCCAAGTGCATAAGACCAAGGAGCAGTTTGGCCAGGATGGCCCCATCTCGGTGCACTGTAG TGCTGGAGTGGGCAGGACCGGAGTATTCATCACTCTGAGCATCGTGCTGGAGCGAATGCGCTACGAGGGGGTGGTGGACATTTTCCAGACAGTGAAGGTGCTTCGGACCCAGCGGCCTGCCATGGTGCAGACAGAG GATGAGTACCAGTTCTGCTTCCAGGCGGCGTTGGAATACCTGGGCAGCTTTGATCATTATGCAACATAA